One Curtobacterium sp. MCLR17_007 DNA window includes the following coding sequences:
- a CDS encoding DEAD/DEAH box helicase has protein sequence MTNPIEDIRFSDLGVPAPMVDVLVAQGKENAFPIQADTLPDSLKGKDVLGRGRTGSGKTIAFAIPLVARLAANPQKRRPGRPRALVLAPTRELATQIDAVLAPLAKAMGLTTTTIFGGVAQGRQVDALRSGVDIVVACPGRLADLMQQGHAHLDAIDVTVLDEADHMADMGFLPGVTKIMQATPERGQRMLFSATLDNGVDKLVKKFLHNPVMHSVDDESSPVEAMTHHVFEVADADGKKDLVRTLASGTGRRILFMRTKHHAKRLAKQLSSQGIPAVDLQGNLSQGARERNLAKFSAGEALVLVATDVAARGVHVDNVELVVHVDPPTEHKAYLHRSGRTARAGSSGDVVTVVMPAERRDVAQMMRKAAITVTPQQVTPNSAPVLSLVGEIAPIRHVAEAPVQQQQPRRQQSSDAAGQGRGRGRGGRTGGSAAAAQTGSAASSSGGGRRGGRSAEAAGAGRGRSGDAGGAAAGGQRRSGGGRRASSDTVRGGSAPVWSSDGGYAPGRSAANESGGNRRQGGSRRASRPAGSTR, from the coding sequence ATGACCAACCCCATCGAAGACATCCGTTTCTCGGACCTCGGCGTCCCCGCCCCGATGGTCGACGTGCTCGTCGCCCAGGGCAAGGAGAACGCCTTCCCGATCCAGGCGGACACGCTCCCCGACTCCCTCAAGGGCAAGGACGTGCTCGGCCGCGGTCGCACCGGCTCCGGCAAGACCATCGCGTTCGCGATCCCCCTCGTCGCCCGGCTCGCGGCGAACCCGCAGAAGCGTCGCCCGGGTCGCCCCCGCGCCCTGGTCCTCGCCCCCACCCGCGAGCTCGCGACGCAGATCGACGCCGTGCTCGCTCCCCTCGCGAAGGCCATGGGCCTCACCACCACGACGATCTTCGGCGGCGTCGCGCAGGGCCGTCAGGTCGACGCCCTCCGCAGCGGCGTCGACATCGTCGTCGCCTGCCCCGGTCGGCTCGCCGACCTCATGCAGCAGGGCCACGCCCACCTCGACGCGATCGACGTCACCGTCCTCGACGAGGCCGACCACATGGCCGACATGGGCTTCCTGCCCGGCGTGACGAAGATCATGCAGGCGACGCCGGAGCGCGGGCAGCGCATGCTGTTCTCGGCCACGCTCGACAACGGTGTGGACAAGCTCGTCAAGAAGTTCCTGCACAACCCGGTGATGCACTCGGTCGACGACGAGTCCAGCCCCGTCGAGGCGATGACCCACCACGTGTTCGAGGTCGCCGACGCCGACGGCAAGAAGGACCTCGTCCGCACCCTCGCCTCGGGCACCGGTCGCCGCATCCTCTTCATGCGCACGAAGCACCACGCCAAGCGCCTGGCGAAGCAGCTCTCCTCGCAGGGCATCCCCGCGGTGGACCTGCAGGGCAACCTGTCCCAGGGCGCCCGCGAGCGCAACCTCGCGAAGTTCTCCGCCGGCGAGGCCCTCGTCCTCGTCGCCACCGACGTCGCCGCCCGCGGTGTGCACGTCGACAACGTCGAGCTCGTCGTGCACGTCGACCCGCCGACCGAGCACAAGGCGTACCTGCACCGCTCGGGCCGCACCGCGCGTGCCGGGTCGTCCGGTGACGTCGTCACGGTGGTCATGCCCGCCGAGCGTCGCGACGTCGCGCAGATGATGCGCAAGGCCGCGATCACGGTCACCCCGCAGCAGGTCACCCCGAACTCCGCCCCGGTCCTGTCGCTGGTGGGCGAGATCGCCCCGATCCGTCACGTGGCCGAGGCCCCCGTCCAGCAGCAGCAGCCCCGCCGCCAGCAGTCCTCGGACGCCGCCGGTCAGGGTCGTGGCCGCGGTCGCGGCGGACGAACGGGAGGCTCGGCTGCAGCCGCGCAGACCGGTTCGGCCGCCAGCAGCTCGGGTGGCGGTCGTCGCGGCGGTCGTTCCGCCGAGGCTGCCGGTGCTGGGCGGGGCCGCTCCGGTGACGCCGGTGGTGCCGCTGCCGGTGGGCAGCGCCGGTCCGGTGGTGGCCGCCGCGCGTCGAGCGACACCGTCCGCGGTGGCTCGGCTCCGGTCTGGTCGTCGGACGGCGGCTACGCCCCCGGGCGCAGCGCCGCGAACGAGTCCGGTGGCAACCGTCGCCAGGGTGGCTCGCGTCGCGCTTCCCGCCCCGCGGGTTCCACGCGCTGA
- a CDS encoding GntR family transcriptional regulator, which produces MSSKTATGTTSGLVAIDAGGRIPPFEQVRSQIAAQIAAGYLVDGQRLPSVRALAEELRLAPGTVAKAYTLLEESGLVHTARGAGTRVVRPADVPADVADAVRALVGTARAAGLSADQTATALRDAWPA; this is translated from the coding sequence ATGTCTTCCAAGACGGCAACCGGGACGACGAGCGGCCTCGTGGCGATCGACGCCGGCGGGCGCATCCCCCCGTTCGAACAGGTGCGGTCGCAGATCGCGGCGCAGATCGCGGCCGGCTACCTGGTGGACGGGCAGCGGCTGCCGAGCGTCCGGGCGCTGGCCGAGGAACTCCGGCTCGCTCCCGGCACCGTGGCCAAGGCCTACACCCTGCTCGAGGAGTCCGGGCTCGTGCACACCGCACGCGGCGCCGGCACCCGGGTCGTCCGGCCGGCCGACGTGCCGGCGGACGTCGCCGACGCCGTCCGGGCCCTGGTCGGCACGGCACGTGCAGCCGGGCTGTCGGCGGACCAGACCGCCACGGCGCTGCGGGACGCCTGGCCCGCGTAG
- a CDS encoding NUDIX hydrolase family protein, which translates to MASTRTPDPDPDSGWLSDEELASVRRRLPICYVEAIPVRTDGLGVVTEVGVLLRVAPSGSIARTLVSGRVMFGESIRTALFRHLEKDLGPMAFPQLPSNPAPFTVAEYFPLPGASVYTDERQHAISLAYVVPVTGTCEPRQDALELTWMSPMEAASVAVSDEMEGGRGALMRAGLASVGALL; encoded by the coding sequence ATGGCCTCGACGCGAACCCCCGACCCCGATCCCGACTCCGGCTGGCTGTCCGACGAAGAACTCGCGTCGGTCCGTCGTCGTCTGCCGATCTGCTACGTCGAGGCGATCCCGGTGCGCACCGACGGCCTCGGCGTCGTGACCGAGGTCGGCGTGCTGCTGCGCGTCGCCCCCAGCGGTTCGATCGCGCGCACCCTGGTGTCGGGCCGCGTGATGTTCGGCGAGTCCATCCGCACCGCGCTGTTCCGCCACCTCGAGAAGGACCTCGGGCCGATGGCGTTCCCGCAGCTGCCCTCCAACCCGGCACCGTTCACCGTCGCCGAGTACTTCCCGCTGCCCGGCGCCTCGGTCTACACCGACGAGCGGCAGCACGCGATCTCCCTGGCCTACGTCGTCCCGGTCACGGGCACGTGCGAACCGCGACAGGACGCCCTCGAGCTCACGTGGATGAGCCCGATGGAAGCCGCGTCCGTCGCGGTCTCCGACGAGATGGAAGGCGGCCGCGGCGCGCTCATGCGTGCAGGGCTGGCCTCGGTCGGCGCGCTGCTGTAG
- a CDS encoding alpha/beta hydrolase-fold protein, with translation MIDTDIVQWTRPERERAGTPLLVTMHGVGSNERDLLGLAPALPPTWTIASLRAPTAWGPGFSWYPLGTPGSPALEPVDAAVQGVLDWVDTVAPDHPRIGLLGFSQGGSMALQLLRARPSGFAFAVSLSGFVVPGVTDSRDEAVVAVRPRVFLGHGDADQVIPADATARTSAWAAAHTDVTDRTYAGLPHAVSAAELADAAAFIGD, from the coding sequence ATGATCGACACGGACATCGTGCAGTGGACCCGCCCCGAGCGGGAGCGCGCCGGCACCCCCCTGCTCGTGACCATGCACGGGGTCGGGTCGAACGAGCGCGACCTGCTCGGGCTGGCACCCGCGCTGCCGCCGACGTGGACGATCGCCTCGCTGCGGGCGCCGACGGCATGGGGACCCGGCTTCAGCTGGTACCCGCTCGGCACCCCCGGCTCGCCGGCGCTCGAGCCGGTCGACGCCGCGGTGCAGGGTGTCCTCGACTGGGTCGACACCGTCGCGCCGGACCACCCGCGGATCGGGCTGCTCGGGTTCTCGCAGGGCGGGTCCATGGCGCTGCAGCTGCTGCGCGCCCGACCGTCCGGGTTCGCCTTCGCCGTGTCGCTGTCCGGGTTCGTGGTGCCCGGAGTGACGGACTCCCGCGACGAGGCCGTCGTCGCGGTGCGCCCGCGCGTGTTCCTCGGGCACGGGGATGCCGACCAGGTCATCCCCGCCGACGCCACCGCACGCACGAGCGCCTGGGCAGCGGCGCACACGGACGTGACGGACCGGACCTACGCCGGGCTGCCGCACGCGGTGTCCGCCGCCGAGCTGGCGGACGCCGCCGCCTTCATCGGCGACTGA
- a CDS encoding CsbD family protein has translation MAGIDDIKNAAEKAAGKAKEAVGNVTDNDRLKAEGQTDQAKASAKQGATDVKDAAHGVADSFKDNK, from the coding sequence ATGGCTGGCATCGATGACATCAAGAACGCTGCCGAGAAGGCAGCCGGCAAGGCCAAGGAAGCCGTCGGGAACGTGACGGACAACGACCGTCTCAAGGCCGAAGGCCAGACCGACCAGGCGAAGGCCTCGGCGAAGCAGGGCGCGACCGACGTCAAGGACGCCGCGCACGGCGTGGCCGACAGCTTCAAGGACAACAAGTAA
- a CDS encoding PadR family transcriptional regulator, whose amino-acid sequence MTDYSNDEHDSTQDRGHRGQRGSRFGGPRHHHAPGFGGRGGFGPGMGFGPGFGGPGGPGFGRERRRRGDVRLAILGLLAEGPQNGYAVIKTIAERTGGAWKPSPGSVYPTLQQLVDEDLVVSTGDGRKTLFELTDAGKAEAESKADEIAAAWESTPGVPDSQREFVEALRKTMGVLHMYRTSATEEQTKAAAAKVDQLRKDLLQILAD is encoded by the coding sequence ATGACTGACTACTCGAACGACGAACACGACTCCACCCAGGACCGCGGCCACCGCGGCCAGCGCGGCTCCCGCTTCGGCGGCCCGCGCCACCACCACGCACCCGGCTTCGGCGGACGCGGGGGCTTCGGTCCCGGCATGGGCTTCGGCCCGGGCTTCGGCGGCCCCGGCGGTCCCGGCTTCGGCCGCGAGCGCCGCCGCCGCGGCGACGTCCGCCTCGCCATCCTCGGCCTGCTGGCCGAGGGCCCCCAGAACGGCTACGCCGTGATCAAGACGATCGCCGAGCGCACCGGCGGCGCCTGGAAGCCGAGCCCCGGCTCGGTCTACCCGACGCTCCAGCAGCTCGTCGACGAAGACCTCGTCGTCTCGACGGGCGACGGCCGCAAGACGCTCTTCGAGCTCACCGACGCCGGCAAGGCCGAGGCCGAGTCCAAGGCGGACGAGATCGCCGCGGCGTGGGAGTCCACGCCCGGCGTCCCGGACTCGCAGCGCGAGTTCGTCGAAGCGCTCCGCAAGACGATGGGCGTGCTCCACATGTACCGCACCAGTGCGACCGAGGAGCAGACCAAGGCGGCCGCCGCCAAGGTCGACCAGCTCCGCAAGGACCTGCTGCAGATCCTCGCCGACTGA
- a CDS encoding endo alpha-1,4 polygalactosaminidase translates to MSHRSVLPLVVLSVVAVLGVSGCAAAGGDAVRAFPTSGVPDYQLGGAYTPPSGVTIVERDSTAHPAPDAYGVCYVNGFQTQPEDAAMWEDDHPAALLRNDDGDPVSDPGWPDEMLLDTSRADARKTIVSVLTRSIARCADRGFDAVEFDNLDSWTRSHGALTRSGNLALATALVDVAHEHGLAAGQKNTPQLGSAGKRDAGFDFAVAEECVTYDECGAYTKVYGDRVIDVEYAGDSDGDWSDVCARRDRPAMTILRDRDLVARGGSAYVFEHC, encoded by the coding sequence GTGTCGCACCGTTCCGTCCTGCCCCTCGTCGTCCTGTCGGTCGTGGCCGTCCTCGGCGTCAGTGGGTGCGCCGCTGCCGGTGGTGACGCGGTCCGGGCCTTCCCCACCTCGGGCGTGCCGGACTACCAGCTGGGCGGGGCGTACACACCGCCGTCGGGCGTGACGATCGTCGAGCGGGACAGCACCGCGCACCCGGCCCCGGACGCGTACGGCGTCTGCTACGTCAACGGGTTCCAGACCCAGCCCGAGGACGCCGCGATGTGGGAGGACGACCACCCCGCCGCACTGCTGCGGAACGACGACGGTGACCCGGTCTCGGACCCGGGCTGGCCGGACGAGATGCTCCTCGACACGTCGCGCGCCGACGCACGGAAGACCATCGTGTCGGTGCTGACGAGGTCGATCGCCCGGTGCGCGGACCGGGGCTTCGACGCGGTCGAGTTCGACAACCTCGACTCGTGGACGCGGTCGCACGGCGCGCTGACCCGCTCCGGCAACCTGGCGCTCGCGACGGCACTGGTCGACGTCGCGCACGAGCACGGGCTGGCCGCCGGACAGAAGAACACCCCGCAGCTCGGCAGTGCGGGCAAGCGTGACGCCGGGTTCGACTTCGCCGTCGCCGAGGAGTGCGTGACCTACGACGAGTGCGGTGCCTACACGAAGGTGTACGGCGACCGGGTCATCGACGTCGAGTACGCGGGCGACTCCGACGGTGACTGGTCGGACGTGTGCGCTCGACGTGACCGGCCCGCCATGACGATCCTGCGGGACCGCGACCTGGTGGCCCGGGGCGGTTCCGCGTACGTGTTCGAGCACTGCTGA
- a CDS encoding GNAT family protein, with the protein MEIDPVPTLTGDRVTLEPLAHEHADDLRAAVADGDLWRTWYSSIPAPAQVDAEIDRRLGEHEAGRMVPFAVRDRPTGRVVGATTFMHIDTDNRRVEIGHTFLAKSAQRSGINTESKLLMLSHAFETWQCIAVEFRTHWHNVQSRTAIAGLGAKQDGVLRNHQIGRDGTLRDTVVFSITASEWPTVRLSLAERLRQHDRAEGSRRRSARHA; encoded by the coding sequence ATGGAGATCGACCCCGTACCGACCCTGACCGGCGACCGCGTCACGCTCGAGCCCCTCGCGCACGAGCACGCGGACGACCTGCGGGCTGCGGTCGCGGACGGGGACCTCTGGCGCACCTGGTACAGCTCGATCCCCGCTCCGGCCCAGGTCGACGCCGAGATCGACCGCCGCCTGGGCGAGCACGAAGCGGGCCGCATGGTGCCCTTCGCGGTGCGCGACCGCCCCACCGGCCGCGTGGTCGGTGCGACGACGTTCATGCACATCGACACCGACAACCGACGGGTCGAGATCGGGCACACGTTCCTGGCGAAGTCGGCGCAGCGCAGCGGCATCAACACCGAGTCCAAGCTGCTGATGCTGTCGCACGCGTTCGAGACCTGGCAGTGCATCGCGGTCGAGTTCCGGACCCACTGGCACAACGTGCAGTCGCGCACCGCGATCGCCGGCCTCGGCGCGAAGCAGGACGGCGTCCTCCGCAACCACCAGATCGGTCGTGACGGCACCCTGCGCGACACCGTGGTCTTCTCGATCACCGCGTCGGAGTGGCCGACCGTCCGGCTGTCGCTGGCGGAGCGCCTGCGCCAGCACGACCGGGCCGAGGGTTCCCGGCGCCGGTCCGCCCGCCACGCCTGA
- a CDS encoding DUF1684 domain-containing protein gives MTFDLYRRVRATADPETAHAMWRESRDAMFAEHPASPLLDEDAVDFEELPVPAYDPEWRFRARVEPAEAQAMDVETGTDGTVHFDRLGVVRLPGIGTLDVWSHGGYAGGVFVPVKDASAGKARGTYGGGRYLLDTIKGADLGGDDGELVLDFNFAYNPSCAYDPAWACPLAPPGNTVPVAIPVGEQYDF, from the coding sequence ATGACCTTCGACCTCTACCGCCGCGTCCGCGCGACCGCCGATCCGGAGACCGCACACGCGATGTGGCGCGAGTCCCGCGACGCGATGTTCGCCGAGCACCCGGCCAGCCCGCTGCTGGACGAGGACGCAGTCGACTTCGAGGAGCTCCCCGTGCCGGCGTACGACCCGGAGTGGCGCTTCCGCGCTCGTGTCGAACCGGCCGAGGCCCAGGCGATGGACGTCGAGACCGGCACCGACGGCACCGTCCACTTCGACCGTCTGGGTGTCGTGCGCCTGCCCGGGATCGGCACGCTCGACGTGTGGTCGCACGGCGGCTACGCGGGCGGCGTGTTCGTGCCCGTCAAGGACGCCAGTGCCGGCAAGGCGCGGGGCACGTACGGCGGCGGCCGCTACCTGCTCGACACCATCAAGGGCGCGGACCTGGGCGGGGACGACGGTGAACTCGTCCTCGACTTCAACTTCGCGTACAACCCCTCGTGCGCGTACGACCCGGCGTGGGCGTGCCCGTTGGCGCCTCCGGGGAACACCGTGCCCGTGGCGATCCCCGTCGGCGAGCAGTACGACTTCTAG